The Haladaptatus sp. R4 DNA segment CGAGTGCCAAAAACAGCGAGAGGAAATTCGGCGAGGTGCGTTCGAGGACCTGCGGAATCGTTCGAATATCGGTCGGCGGGAGGAAGACCGTCTCTTTCAACAACAGGCCAAGAACGGCGGCAGTCACGATTGCGGCAAGTAAACCGGTTACTTGCAGTCTCACGCCCCGTTTCGTCATATCATTGTTCGCGAGAACGGCCCCGACACTGGCCGAAATCGCCGGTCCCATGAGCGGTGCGATGACCATCGCCCCAATAATCGTCGCCGCCGAATTGAGGAGCAACCCGGTCGTCGCTATCAGCGTGCTCACGATGAGGAAAATGAAAAACGTGGAGGATTCGGGGGCCAGGTCCTCGGCCCGGGCAACGAGTTCGTCACGCGAGATACGGTACCCCCGATACCGGTCCTTGAGCGCCCCGATCCGTTCGGAGACCACCGTCTCGGTCGGCATGACGAGAGTATACGATTTCTCCTTGATCCCGGCCGCGTACAGACTATCGAGCACGGGTTCGACGCCGGAGTCGGGGACCGGAAACGAAACGAGCGCTTCGAAGTCGCCGCGGCCGGTTTCTTCCCAGACTGCATAATCGATCCCCTCCTCGTCGAGCGCCGCAAGGACGTTCGCTCGGTCCCCCTCCGGAATGAGAACTTGGATGAGACGCATACATTTGTTACGCGCCGTGCAATATATACGAATACCTACACATATATCCAGTATCGGTCCACAGTTTGGGTTTCTTATTCGAGAGAGAATTCCGATTCACGGGTTCAGAAATCATCATCTTCGGACGGGGGTCATTGGTCGGTAGTTTCTACGGCCCGTTCTCTCTGATAGGTGGTATCGTCACAACGCCCCGGACTGGTGGAAATCCCGCCTCTTTTTCCTCGTTGCCGCATCCTTGCGAGCATGAAAGCGGTATTCCATCACTCGAACGACGACCCCGAACGACACGA contains these protein-coding regions:
- a CDS encoding TIGR00341 family protein produces the protein MRLIQVLIPEGDRANVLAALDEEGIDYAVWEETGRGDFEALVSFPVPDSGVEPVLDSLYAAGIKEKSYTLVMPTETVVSERIGALKDRYRGYRISRDELVARAEDLAPESSTFFIFLIVSTLIATTGLLLNSAATIIGAMVIAPLMGPAISASVGAVLANNDMTKRGVRLQVTGLLAAIVTAAVLGLLLKETVFLPPTDIRTIPQVLERTSPNFLSLFLALGSGVAGAVSVIRGAGSSLVGVAIAVALIPPAATAGLGLAWGDPGIVLTAGVLVLVNLLAINLSALILLWLAGYRPEKGKHEIQARRAVRTRIATVVVGLVLLSVVLATVTWASFGVGTVKTDVNTEVKAMFNSGQFGDLEFEQATVNYDIDEVLLDHPADVTVVVSYGPNGRIPPDVAHRIDERLTKTTGHEVVVHVELVQGQDST